Genomic DNA from Veillonellaceae bacterium:
ATGCCCGCCGCATAATACGGATGGCATCGCCGCGGGTACGACCATGGGCGATTACCTTGGCAATCATCGAATCGTAGTAAGGCTGAACCGTTCCGCCGGCGCAAACGCCGCTGTCAACGCGAATCCGCGGGCCGCCCGGCTGATGATAGTAATCAATGACGCCAGGCGAAGGCTGAAACTTCATTTCAGGATCTTCAGCGTTAATCCGGCATTCGATGGCATGGCCGACGAAGCTGATTTCTTCTTGTTTCTTGTTGAGCGGCTCACCGGCTGCGATCCTAATTTGGCGACGGACTAAATCGACACCGGTAATCATTTCGGTAACAGCATGCTCAACCTGGATGCGCGGGTTTATTTCCATGAAGTAGAATTCACCGGTTTTGCGATCAAGCAGGAACTCTACCGTACCAACATTAGTATAGAAAACGCTTTTGGCAGCCTTGATGGCCAACGCACCTACGCGCTGTCTCATCTCGGGTGTCAAAGCGCTAGAAGGCGCTTCTTCGAGAATTTTTTGGTTGCGGCGCTGCAGCGAACATTCACGCTCGCCAAGGTGCAGTATATTGCCATAATTATCAGCCATAATCTGAACTTCGATATGGCGTGATTCGGCGATATAATTTTCGAAGTAGAAGGATTGATGTTTTAGATCGACTTTATGCAGCGCTAAAGTTAATTCTTCTTTATTATGGGCGACAAACATGGATTTACCGCCGCCGCCGGAAACCGGCTTAAGGATTACCGGGTAGCCTATTTCCTCAGCAACTCGGTAGGCTTCCTCTTCGCTTGTGAGGGGATCACTGCCTCTGGTCATGGGCAGGCCGGCCTGTCTCATTGCTTCCCGTGCAGCATCTTTATTACCGACTTTGCGGATGGTCTCTGCCCGGGGACCGACGAAAACCAATCCTGCATCGGCTACGTGTTCGGCAAAGTCTGCGTTTTCGGATAAAAATCCATAACCTGGATGAATAGCGTCGGCTTTAGCAGCTAGAGCCGTCTCGATTATTGTATCAGCATCATAATAACTCAGGGAGGCTTCGGCCGGTCCGATGCGATAGGCTTTATCCGCTAGCTGCACATGCAGCGCGTCGGCATCGGCATCTGAATAAACTGCGATTGTTTCGATTCCAAGTTCCCGGCAGGCGCGAATAATACGAACGGCAATTTCGCCGCGGTTAGCGATTAATAGTCTATTAAACATTTCGATAGACCTCCTATTGCATCTTAAATCAACCTAAGAGTATGTGAAAAATGGTGCTAGCTAGGCTATTAAAGATAATTATAGTATAATAGTGAAAATTGTACAATGCTTTTGAAAAATGTATACAAAGAACTTAAAATACCAAAATTTGCCCAAATAATCGTAAAATTGGCACTATTTGAATTTCGTCGCCTTAAAGGGAGGTTAAAAATATGACCAGCGAAGTTGAAGAGAAATTGGCGCTGTTACCTGATCGGCCAGGTGTTTATCTAATGAAGGACAGCGGTGGACGGATAATATATGTAGGAAAAGCTGTTAATCTAAAAAACAGGGTTCGCTCATATTTCCAGTCAAGCCGAAATCATAGTCCCAAGGTAAAAGCCATGGTGGTAAAGGTCGCCAATTTAGAATATATCATAACTAAAACTGAAATGGAAGCCCTAATTCTTGAATGTAACTTAATAAAAAAACATCGCCCCAAGTACAATATAAGTTTGCGCGATGACAAAACTTATCCGTACATTAAGGTAACCAACGAAACTTATCCGCGGGTGTATGCTACTCGCAAGGTGCAAAAGGACGGAGCGCGCTATTTTGGCCCATATACCAGTGCTGGGGCTGTCCATGAAACTCTGCGGCTTTTGAAAAAGTTATTTCCCTTGCGTAACTGCCGCAATCTTGATGCTAAACGTCCTTGTTTGGAATACCATATCAAGCGGTGCTTGGCGCCTTGTACCGGCAATGTCGATTGCAATTTGTATAGCGGTATGATTAAGTCGGTATGCTTGTTTTTAGAGGGACGCAGCGATGATGTGATGCGCAATTTGCGGCGGCAGATGGCTGAGGCAGCGGAAAATCTGGAATTTGAACTTGCTGCAAAAATACGTGATCAATTAGCGGCTGTCGAAAAGGTCGTCGAGAAACAGAATATTGTCACTGGCTCAGGTGACCAAGACGCTTTAGGTTTAGCCCGCTCAGCGCTCGGCACTTGTGTGCAGGTATTTTTCATTCGCAGCGGTAAAATGGTAGGCCGTGATCATTTTCTGATGGTCGGCAGCGAAGATGAAACCGATAATGATATTGTAGCCGCTTTTGTCAAACAGTATTATAGTCAGGCAACTTTCATTCCGCGCGAAGTGCTGCTGCCGCTTGAAATACCGGATCAGGAGTTTTTAGCCAGTTGGTTGAGCGAGCAGAAAGGCGGCAAAGTAACCGTTGAAACGCCTAAACGCGGCACAAAAAAGGATATTGTAAACATGGCAGTCGGCAATGCCGTGATTGTTCTGGAAGAACAAGCCGCCAAGATTAAGGCCCGCAATGAACAAACCGAAGGTGCTGCGGCCGAATTAGGTCGCTACCTGGGGCTTGTAAAGCCGCCAGAACGCATAGAGTGTTTTGATATTTCGCATATTCAGGGATCGGAGACAGTGGCATCAATGGTCGTATTTGAGGGCGGCGCTCCTAATAAAGACGAATATCGTCGCTACAAATTGCGCACCGTTGAAGGAAAACCGGATGATTTCCGATCAATGCGTGAGGTTGTTGCACGGCGGTACCGCGATTTGGCTGAGCCGCTCCCCGACCTTATTATTATCGACGGCGGTAAAGGTCAGCTAAGCTCGGCGCTCGAGGTTATCCGCGGCGTTGGTTTGACAGATGTTCCAGTTGTCGGCTTGGCCGAGGAATTTGAGCACATCTTTCGTGAGGGCGAAAGCGACCCGCTTATTCTGCCGCGCCATTCGCAGGCGCTGTATTTAGTGCAGCGC
This window encodes:
- a CDS encoding acetyl-CoA carboxylase biotin carboxylase subunit encodes the protein MFNRLLIANRGEIAVRIIRACRELGIETIAVYSDADADALHVQLADKAYRIGPAEASLSYYDADTIIETALAAKADAIHPGYGFLSENADFAEHVADAGLVFVGPRAETIRKVGNKDAAREAMRQAGLPMTRGSDPLTSEEEAYRVAEEIGYPVILKPVSGGGGKSMFVAHNKEELTLALHKVDLKHQSFYFENYIAESRHIEVQIMADNYGNILHLGERECSLQRRNQKILEEAPSSALTPEMRQRVGALAIKAAKSVFYTNVGTVEFLLDRKTGEFYFMEINPRIQVEHAVTEMITGVDLVRRQIRIAAGEPLNKKQEEISFVGHAIECRINAEDPEMKFQPSPGVIDYYHQPGGPRIRVDSGVCAGGTVQPYYDSMIAKVIAHGRTRGDAIRIMRRALAEFKVSGVATTIPFHQDVLKNPHFCSGDIDTQFIHKRMTKEERPKAVREVRQKPVAVSAI
- the uvrC gene encoding excinuclease ABC subunit UvrC, with the protein product MTSEVEEKLALLPDRPGVYLMKDSGGRIIYVGKAVNLKNRVRSYFQSSRNHSPKVKAMVVKVANLEYIITKTEMEALILECNLIKKHRPKYNISLRDDKTYPYIKVTNETYPRVYATRKVQKDGARYFGPYTSAGAVHETLRLLKKLFPLRNCRNLDAKRPCLEYHIKRCLAPCTGNVDCNLYSGMIKSVCLFLEGRSDDVMRNLRRQMAEAAENLEFELAAKIRDQLAAVEKVVEKQNIVTGSGDQDALGLARSALGTCVQVFFIRSGKMVGRDHFLMVGSEDETDNDIVAAFVKQYYSQATFIPREVLLPLEIPDQEFLASWLSEQKGGKVTVETPKRGTKKDIVNMAVGNAVIVLEEQAAKIKARNEQTEGAAAELGRYLGLVKPPERIECFDISHIQGSETVASMVVFEGGAPNKDEYRRYKLRTVEGKPDDFRSMREVVARRYRDLAEPLPDLIIIDGGKGQLSSALEVIRGVGLTDVPVVGLAEEFEHIFREGESDPLILPRHSQALYLVQRIRDEAHRFAITYHRKLRSKRNLVSVLDHIPGIGPKRRKALWDAFGSLAKIKAASVEEMAATPGMTTPAAQAVYDFFRQKDNLKK